Part of the Nicotiana sylvestris chromosome 2, ASM39365v2, whole genome shotgun sequence genome, tgagatcatataaggaagaccgagaaaccacacaagccaacacccgactgggctcagaaatgtCCAGTCTCACAAACTGATTAGCCAAGgtttgaacatcaactacaaaggGCCTCTACCCAACTGGaatgtaagccaaactccccatactgactgtctttcggctcaaggcatctgccactacattggcctttcccggatgatacaaaatagtgatgtcataatcttttagcaactcaagccacctccgctgcctcaaattaaggtctttctgcttaaacaaatgctgaagactacgatgatcagtgaatacctcgcaAGATActccatataaatagtgcctccaaatcttcaaggcatgaactatagcagccaactctaggtcatgaacatggtagttcttctcatggggctttaactgacgagaagcataagcaataactctaccctcctgcatcaacacacagccaatcccaactctcgaaacaTCACAATATACAATatatgaacctgtagctgatggtaaaaccaatactggagctgtgttcaaaactgtcttgagcttctgaaagctctcctcacactcgtctgaccatacaaatggagaacctttctgagtcaacttggtcaagggcgacacaatagatgaaaacccttgaacaaaccggcgataatagcctgctaatttgagaaaactatggatctctgtggctaaggacggtcgagaccaactctgcactgcttctatcttctttggatcaacctgaataccctcgctggacactatatgtcccaagaatgccacagaacttagacaaaattcacacttggagaattttgcataaagcttctcctccctcaatctctgcaacactacacgcaaatgcttggcgtgctcctcctggctacgcaaGTACACCAGAaggtcatcaataaatacaataacaaaagaatccagataaggccgaaatacactgttcatcaaatgtatgaacgctgctggggcattggtcagcccgaaagacatgactagaaactcatagtgaccatatctagtcctgaaagctgtcttaagaatatccgagtccctgattttTAACTGGTGATatcccgaacggagatcaatttttgaaaacaccctcgctccctgaagctgatcaaataagtcatcaatacgaggcaaatgatacttgttcttcactgttaccttatttaattgcctgtagtcaatgcacattctcattgtgccatctttcttcttcacaaacagaactggcgcacaccatggtgacacactaggccgaatgaaccccttgtctaggagctcctgaagctgctccttcaattctttcaactctgctgatgtggaatagaaatgggttgggtgctcggcaccaagtcaatgccaaaatcgatattcctgtccggcggcatgcccgacatgtctgcaggaaatacatcaggaaaatccctcacaactgggacagaatcaatactaggagtctcagctccaacatctcgcacaaaagctagatatgatagacaacccttcccaaccatacgctgggctttcaagaaggaaattactctgctaggaacataatcagtcataccatgccattcgatcctcggaacacccggaatagccaaagtaactgtcttagcatgacaatctagaatagtatgacacggagatagccaatccatgcccagaataacatcaaaatctaccatgctcaatagcaacaaataaactcgggtctccagacccccaatagtcataatacaagaccgatacacatggtctacaataatagtatctcccaccggggtagatacgtgCATAGGTAAAGTAAGACACCCTTGGGTCGTACCCAaatgatgagcaaaatatgaggacacataagaataggtggatccgggatcgaataatacagaggcatctctgtggaagactggaacaatacctgtaatgacagcatctgaagcaataacatatGTCCTAcctggaatagcatagaaacgagcctggccaccgcctgatcgacctccccctctggggcgacccctggatgcctgacctccaccctaGCTGACTGGGCGGGTGCTAAAGAAACTGGAGCAGAAGACGAAGGTTGGCCCCTCTGCTGAAACTGACCACCACGAAGTCGAGGACATTGCCTCTTTATATgaccaaactctccgcactcgtAGCAACTACCAGGTACTGGAGAAGGGAACTGGAGGGAACCACTCGCACCTGAATGACCAACCTATGCACTCGGCGCAGATGAACCCTGAACTGAAGGGGCATAGGATAAGCTCTGAGCTGAGAGAGCATTAAGTAAAGACTGGCCCTGCTGAAATCCCTGATGACCACGGTCTAAAGATGTCCTACTATACTCTGGACGGGCCGGCTGAGGAGGTCTGAAGGAACGCCTCTACCACGCTAGAACTGGCCCCTAGACGGAGCACCACTAAAACTGCCTGAACCTctgggcctcttggcctccctctcttctctttctctaTGGTGAACTGTCTCAATATCACGAGCAATGTCAACCACACCCTCGAACGAAACACCCAatactctctctagtcatcaaaaTGCGGAGAGAGTAGTTAAGACCATCCACGAATCTCCGGATCCTTTCACGATCCGTCAGAATCATCCAAGTAACATGATGAGCCAACTgtgaaaatctcatctcgtaccgGGTCACGGACATATCTTCTTGAGttaaccactcaaactgcctacgcagctttTCTCTGCGGGAATGAGGTACATACTTCTATAGAAATAGAGTGGAAAACtgttgccaagtaaggggcgctgcaccaacaggtctacgcctctcaaaatcttcCCACCAGGTAAATGCAGCTCCCTGGAGCTGAAATGTAGTAAATGATACACCACTCGACTCCAAAATCCCTGCGGTGCGAAGCATAcgctgacacttgtcaagaaaaccctgggcatcctcgccctctacaccactgaatatcggaggctggagcctaccaaatctctcgagacgacgctgctcatcgtctgGCATAGCTAGGACCACAAGGTTCtgaactggtgcaaccggctAAGCTGGAACAACTTCCGGTAACTGcaatccctgcacaacctgctcagctGTGCGATTAATAGGAGTCTGGGTGCCTTCcttggcctgtgaagtagctgcagctgtagtggctgagaccgcctgagctaggccagtgcaaactgtccaaatctgagccaaggtctcctgaagacccggaatcacaataggcatgaCTGGTGCTTGAACTGGTACAGCTGCTGGAGCTTGATctggaactggggcagctggtggattaaCGGGTGCTACCCGCGCTACTCTACCTCTGCAACGCCCACAACCGCGTCCACAACCTCTGGTGGCATCAGTGGGTGGCATTGGTGGTCGTCTGCCTCGTCCAGTATCGCGAGTCCTCGCCATCTACAAGAGAATAGAATGATAGAAATTTTTAGTGTtcggatcaacaaagtcgcacgacaagaatttcaagaatatgaagttttcctaaaggttctgtagcctttcgaggataaatacagacgtctccgtaccgatccgcgagactctactaaactagctcataactcgcgagaccaattaacctaggctctgataccaacttgtcacgaccccaaccccggtcatgatggcgcccaacatactgctaggcaagcctgaccattcaacaacattatcccaaattcttatacagattatagataaatatcacagagaatttactaagtaatttcattcaagtgtataattaataataaaatttgcagaagttcaattaaaataccacaccatagcccaatagaatccggtgtcacgaatatgagcctctaatatagaatatccacctattataAGTATGTCTAGGAAAAATgctggaataaaagatagagataaaggggagagatcaaggctgcgaatgccatgcagctacctcaatactcccggatactgttgttcagctaaacaaatcctcactcagcctgtggtgtacctggatctgcacgcaaggtgcagggagtaatgtgagtactccgacccagtgagtaataaacataaataaaggttgagaataagaaatcatggaaaaatacaaagtaaactataactggtagtttagaacaacaaatagtgaagcaacaaatcaattaaatcaaagtaccaaatactgagacaggtataaccgataaaaactaatgcatgagtgcaatgcaatgcatatgatggtacccTCTAGTATCCACTGCGGCGTGctgcccgagccatccatttatttatcgtcgaggcgctcactaggggtgtgtacagactccggaggggctcctacagcccaagcgcaatatcaagccatctcgtggcatcaaatctaggccctcggcctcatatcaatctcagtataatcaaccaggctctcggcctcaatatcaatgtaatactgttgcggcgcgcagtcCGATCCATGCCCAGTCTAGAAACCaccataagccccttgggcatttgtaaaacagtagttctcagcccgaaatatcatttagcaatatcatttaagttttaaatcttagaaagatggctgagtttgcaaaacattatttaaaaccttggactgaggtcaaatgatatgcaaaatatgcgaaagcagtgatatcaatccctgaaggattcaaataattggcaagaagcccaaatgtagcaattaaatataattaaggatgattctcaatttagttcaagtagaaaacacggtacaaacatctctcgggacggaccaagtcacaatcctcaatggtgctctaccccacgcccgttatccggcgtgcaagtcacctcaatataacgttacgatgtgaaataccggggtttcaaaccctcaggacattaattactcacctcaagacggtcaaaatctagctcgctatgcccttgcctctcaaattaccctcctcgtgcgacgaatcttcccaaaatcacaacgaatatgtcgcattatgctaaagagacaatacccaatcgaaagcaatcaaaaaatatcaaaattcacgaatttgacaaaactcgagccccggtcccacgtctcgaGAACTCAGAAAATTaccatcaccggattccttgtctcgccacgagtctatacataccaagaactcccaaatccgagttcaaatgacccatcaaatcctaattgtttggtttcaaaattcaagccctagttcttgatttgtaggcttatatttcatgaatctctaggtggaattcacaataaaaacgagttctaagtccaagaaacttacctTAAGTCGCTCcacttgaatccctctttaatctccaccaagaagctctcaaaatgatcgaccatggaggaaaaatgacccaaaatcgtggatgaagtgttttataaactcactgaccagaatttttcggaagtactgttcacgcGTGTGGTCACTGctcacccgcgcggttactgttcacgctgctaaacaaaatacagcagcagccaaAGAGATTGCAacacttttctttttactaaaatggctctaactccatcatacgaactcggaatttgatgattcttgttcctatgagtcataaataatgatacgaacatagtccttcaatcaaaactcaattcggagctcgtttgctcagtgcgatatccatttcgctcgttaaacaattaactcatgtttcgtgtcaaaaacccaatcgcgacttgatgaaattagaccaaactttctcgatcactcctataattcattatttaaattctgaaaatctcaaaataaaatttcgatctctagaactaaaaatggacctttggatcattacatgcttatgctcaaacggcaaaaatcttccaaaaactcttccaaaacttatccgagcctcatgggaccccgaccaaacatggaaacataattcataacattattcaaacctcttccaatcatcaaaacccctcaaacaatatcaaattacccaaaactcatcgaattcaagcctaattttctaaaaacttccgaaatacactttcgatcaaaaactcgaccaaaccatgtccgaatgacctgaaattttgcacacatatcccaaatcacctaacaaagctacaaaaactctcggaattccattccgactctcggatcaaaatctcacctatcaaccggaattcaccaaaatactaacttcgccaattcaagcctaattctacaccggacctccaaaattacttccgatcacactcctaagtcacaaatcattccccgaagctaaccaaatcattgggattcaaatccgagccctctaacacataattcaacgtccgattgacttttccaaaacaaaccttccttaaagagactaagtgtctcatttcctactaaaaccaatccaaatcaactcgttcacacccaacactgataatgaagcataaagaaataggaaatggggaaaacagggtggtaactcacgagacgacgggtcgggtcgtcacactatGTTTATTAAATTTACGCTACTTGACCTTATATTCTTCTTTACCAAAATATTCCGGCGTTAAACTGAAAATCGAAGTAAGCTCTCTCAATTAAGTCTATCTTCTACCATCACAGATTTAATTATGATTCTCTACAATTCTTCTGTTTGTAATTCAAACTAGAAAATTCTTTCAGTAAAATTTTTTGATTCTTCGAATTTTCTGCAAATCGAAGTAAGTTCTCTCAATTAATGCTTTAATCTGTGTTATTTTGACACATTTTCTCAATGCGTTAATCTATGCTTAATTGTATTAAATATCTTCTTTTCTGTAATTTAGATCGTAACTGTTAAAATCTGCATTGTTCAAAACcacataaaataatataaaatccTTCAGAACATAACGCCAGTATAATTAGCTggactttattaaattaatatgTAAAACTTAGacacttccagtataatatactagaagtATGTTTGACTGCAGTATAACAtctaaatatttaattatttggGTTCCTGTATATTTTGCTGGAGATGTACCTTGCGGAATTATAATGTCCAGTATTTTATACAGGATGTTCACAAACCATATATTTTACCCAAAGTTTGTTGATTTAACTAttgttgtatttcttattttAGTTGCTTCCTGATAATTATACTGGAAAATCTAGTTATTAAGCTATATAGGCCAGTATATTGTAATAGAGATGGGTAAGACAGTTTATAATTTGTATCTACTATACTTTGCTCGAATTATAACTCCAGCTTATTATTTGGTTTCATTAAATACAGGATGCATACAAATTTCTTGCTTATCGCATTTGATGGCAAATGGGCAGCAAATTACAAGTACTTAGATCATAAAACAAAGCTTCTCCTTATAAATGGTGGGACTTCGTTTGAAGAATTCATGAGTAAAATATTTGAAGTTATGGAGTTCAACAACAACAAGTTTGAAGCAAAAGTATGGCTTAATATCAACCTAGGTACTGCTAAGGGAATACAAGTGacaaaagatgaagatcttagctTATGTATGATGCTTTTAAAAAATGATCCATACTATAAAGGTTccaaatttgttgttgaaatatcagaaATACCAGATCAACAACCAGAAGGTAGTGCAATAATGAAAATTAATAATCAACAATTATTGCATAGAAACACATATGTTCCGGAAGAGCAAGTAATGCTGATATCTGAAGTAGCAGAAGAGCAGAAGATGCCAATTTATGACATTACAATGGAAAATGAAATTGTAATTCATGTGGAAGATCAATAGATTGAATCACTAGACACTAttgaaggaagaaaaaggaaagcaaAAGGAAAGGCAAAAGAATCCCCATCAATAATACTAAAGGAAAATGAATAATTGGATGATGTAAAACTCGGGTCAGTTTTTCAAGACAAAAATGCTATGATTAGATGTTTTTGCTTAGCAGCTATAAAGGAGCACTTTGAGTTTTATGTTAAGAGGTCAAGTAACACAAGATATTCTTTGGTATGTGCTGATGAAAAGTGTGGCTGGACTGTTCGAGGTTCAAGAATTAAAGAATCAACACTTTTCTAAATAGTTAAATTTCAGAGAACACATGAGTGCTCGGTTGATATTAGAAAATCACACCAAAGACAAGCAACTTCAAATGTGTTAGAGATTATATGATTGACAACTTAAGGGATATAGCTACTGAAGTAAAGCCTAAGTTTGTCATTTCAGAAATGAAAAGAGCACATGAAATAGATGTTGGTTATGGAAAAGCATGGCATGCTATTCAAAAAGGGTAATCTTTATTAAGAGGAACAACTGAACAGAATTATGAGCAGCTAACATCATATTTGTATATGATCGAACAAAACAATCTAGGATCATATACTAGTATTCAAAGAGATGCAGAAAATAGGTAAATTTCTTATGCTTGTGTATAAAATAGTGACCTTCAAAATTTAGTaataaattttgtccagtatattatactgaattctCGTGTGAATGTTTGTCCTCCAGTATGTTATACGGGATATTTTACGGGATATCTGCCTTGTGTAAGCTTTTACGGGATGTCCTCCAGTATATATTACGGGATGTCTGCCTTGTTTAAGTTTTctgtccagtatattatactggatgaGTTCTATTTAACCTAGAAGTTTATTTTATTTGTCATTACTTTTTTTAGTGATTATTCGTCTTCTTTTCTTATTATGATTTTTAATCCAGTATATAATATTTGAGTTGTGTTTGATTTCAGTATATTTTAATGGAAGTCTGTTGTCTTTAAGCTTGTTGTCTAGTATGTTATTAGTATTTAGCTTGTCATATGGTATAACTGAAAGGTATTTACTTTTCAATCGAATAGGTTTGTTTACATGTTTTTCATGTATGGGGCATCAATTTCTAGGTGGAAGTATTGTAGACCACTTATTGCAGTTGATGGAacatttctaaaaaataaatatagagGTGTTCTGTTAGTGATTGTTACAAAAGATGCAAATAAGCAGATTTTCCCTATAGCATTTGGGTAGCGGATTCAGAGAATAACGAATTATATGAATGGTATTTCAGAGAATTAAGAAAAGCAATTGGGATTCGTAAGGATTTAATGTTTTTGTCAGATCTACACAAGGCCATTGCAAATGGTATTGCAAAAGTTTTCCTTGAGTGCTACCATGGTATTTGCATATATCATTTAGAAAAGAATCTAAAGCAAAGAAGAGTGAGAAACACTATACTAAACCTTTTTCAAAATGCTGCAAGAGTATACCTTCAATCAGAATTTGATGACTTCATGTCTCAAATTGCTGTTGTTGATAAGAAAACATTCAATTATTTGATGGAGGAACCACCAGGAAGGTGGGCTCATTCACATGTTCCGAGAAGACGATATGATATGTTAACAACAAATATTGTTGAGTCAATGAATAATGTTTTGAGACGTGCAAGAGAATTGCCACTTTTAACAATGATAGATTTTATACAAGAAAAGTTGCAAAGCTGGTTCTATGAAAGAAGGACAACTGTAGAAGGAATATTCCATGAGATATCAAATTGGGCAGAAGCAACATTGGAAGAAAATATTAAACCAACTTTTACATTTAGAGTATTGCCCGTTGATCGACTCAAATTCAATGTCAAAGAAGGGGTATGGAATTTATTGTTGATCTAGACAAAAGAACATGGGATTGTTGTCAATTTCAGCTAGATGAAATACCCTGTGAACATGCAATTGCTGCAATTGACAGTATATATCAAAAGAAATCGGCCTTTTGCTCAGCCTATTATTCAAGGGACTTTTGGTTGAAAACATATGAAGGGCAAGTAAATTCTGTAGGTGAATCATCAACATGGGTTATACCAGACACTATTAAATCAGAAATCACTAAGCCTCCAGATGCAAAAGTAATGATAGGAAGAAGACAGAAGAATCGACATGTTTCCGGTACAGAATACAAGAAGGAACCAAGATGTGGTCGCTGCAAACAATATGGGCATAACAAAACAAATTGCACAAATTCTGTTGTAGTTCATCCTTATGTAAGAAAATACAGGAAAAAAATGATTGATTATATACAATAAGGGTGCATTGTCTGATATGAAAAAGTGATTGTAATCCCGAATAATTTATTTGgtattcttatttttcaaaatattattactgtctatttattttgtttcttgatttgctacaaaaaaaaatcTGGTTTATGAAGTTCCAGAATAAAATACTGGACATTATAATTTCGGAACGTATAGCTCCAACAAAATATACAGgaacataattttaaattatttaattccagtatGTTTTTCTAATTACCAATTTTGCACTATTTTAcacttctccattataatatactggcttatatcccttcataagtagaatttcaagaatattttATACGGTGTAACAAATATTGGTCAAATTTAGCATAAAAAATTCGGGATTTTTCAAGTCCAGTATTAAATATGGTACATAGTGGTTTAAAAATATATAACTGCAGTGTCATATATAGGAAATAAaagattaaattatttaattccaggaAATTGTActagataccaagtttccactatttttcAGTTCTctattataatatactggcttatatgccttcataagtagcatttccaacatattttatagggagtaaccaaaattagacGAATTTAGGATAAAAAAATCTGGATTATTCAAGTACAGTATTAAATAAAGGATATCATGTTTTAACAACATATAACTCCAGTGTAATATTAAGGaaacaaaaaaattaattatttaattccagtaaattgttctagataccaagtttccaATATTTTTCGATTCTCCATTATAATGTActggcttatatcccttcataagtaacatttccagcatattttatagggagtaaccaaaatttGACGAATTAAGGATAAAAGAATCTGGATTATTCAAATCCAATATTAAATACAGGATATCATGTTTTAACAACATATAACACCGGTGTAATATACCGGAaacaaaataattaattatttaattccaatAAATTATTTTAGATACCAAGTTTCCAATATTTTCCGATTCTCCATTATAATGTActggcttatatcccttcataagtagcattttcagcatattttatagggagtaaccaaaattggacGAATTTAGGATAAAAGAATCTGGATATTCAAGTCCAGTATTAAATACAGAATATAATGTTTTAACAACATAAaactccagtgtaatatacaggaaataaaatatttaattatttaattccagtaaattgtACTAGATACCAAATTTTCAATATTTTCCGATTCTGCATTATAATGTActggcttatatcccttcataagtagcatttgcagcatattttatagggagtaaccaaaattgaatGAATTTAGGATAAAAGAATCTGGATTATTCAAGTCCAGTATTAAATATAGGATATGATGTTTTAACAACGTATaactccagtgtaatatacaggaaacaaaatatttaattatttacttCCAGTAAATTGTActagataccaagtttccactatgttccacttctccattataatatactggcttatataCCTTTATAAAAAAAATCTAGATTATTCAAGTCCAGTATTAAATAAAGGATATCATATTTTAACAACATATAACTCAAGTGTAATATATAGgaaaatttaattatttgtttCCAGTAAATTGtactagataccaagtttctactATCTTccacttctccattataatatattGGCTTATATACCTTCATAtgtagcatttccagcatattttatagggagtaaccaaaatttGACGAATTTAGGATAAAAAAATTTAGATTATTCAAGTCCAGTATTAAATAAAGGATATCATGTTTTAACAACATATaactccagtgtaatatacaggaaaATTTAATTATTTGCTTCCAGTAAATTGTGctagataccaagtttccactatgtcacgaccccaaccccggccgtgatggcgcccaacacaatgctaggcaagcccgaccaactaacatctcacaatctctttctttataattcaataccaatttccgggatttaataccaatttaatataaatagaagtatgaatttaacagatgaaatgtgcggaaaccataatcacgaaaaatctctgtaaaatagcccactgatccggtgtcacaagtctgagcctctaatacaaggtttcaacaatctaacacagaaatatgtctaaaatgcggaatgataagtggagatagaaggagaaatcgggtctgcgaacactatgcagctacctcgataactccgatgaagaCAGAACGGCAGTAAAGATCGCTCTacgcctcaggaatacctgtgcctgcacacatggtgcagggagtaatgtgagtactccgacccagtgagtaataacaataaataatggttgatagtatgaaatcacgtaaaggcactaagcagttctatatcaaacagtaaaatcatttaagcagcagtgaatgagaaaatcatgtgaaattctttaaaccaggtaaaacagatataatcagtataaatcagctcctcaagcatttcagttcatttattcaTTCTTATCCTtagttctcaattcatatacttctcacaataaccgaatcaaaaaatatatataccgctgcggcatgcagcccgatccgtatatcgttgtggcgtacaacccgatccataacaataatagtcgactgcgctcactgggggtgtgcagactccggaggggctccttcagcccaagcgatttataattgttgcggcgtgcagccctgTCGCGACctaaatcccggtcgtgatggcgcccaacacactactaggcaagcccgaccattattcaacacttaacccaatttatcaaaaatagcggaaagaaatatcaattaagcaagattaaagtactgaagattttaacaaaacacacaatataatctcactaggacccggtgtcacgaatctgagcctctagaatatagaatatcatc contains:
- the LOC138885710 gene encoding uncharacterized protein, coding for MIDNLRDIATEVKPKFVISEMKRAHEIDVGYGKAWHAIQKGWKYCRPLIAVDGTFLKNKYRGVLELRKAIGIRKDLMFLSDLHKAIANGIAKVFLECYHGICIYHLEKNLKQRRVRNTILNLFQNAARVYLQSEFDDFMSQIAVVDKKTFNYLMEEPPGRWAHSHVPRRRYDMLTTNIVESMNNVLRRARELPLLTMIDFIQEKLQSWFYERRTTVEGIFHEISNWAEATLEENIKPTFTFRVLPVDRLKFNVKEGLDEIPCEHAIAAIDSIYQKKSAFCSAYYSRDFWLKTYEGQVNSVGESSTWVIPDTIKSEITKPPDAKVMIGRRQKNRHVSGTEYKKEPRCGRCKQYGHNKTNCTNSVVVHPYVRKYRKKMIDYIQ